The Sphingobacterium bambusae genome includes a window with the following:
- a CDS encoding FISUMP domain-containing protein yields the protein MTIRLLKTVSIVLVLLSFFSCKRDEEGFGQEIVTLNVSLGGEEYDEQEATFGGRSAADGLRSIIKSNLNNAPAVQVQEIPLEDGFYISAEVTSKEAVYRPTPAKSPSGENKATVVVNPIQRAIAFRLVAFNSSGAYFRDKVYNIAANGTVTPADGVAMQLPNGQYTFIAYSYNTSTAPAENLASQTASNFTITGAPVANGFMMFNSGLMTVSSQTTVNLNVILRHLTSPMQVLIDATATNGYLITSVGATTLGSTRGTATVNLSTGAVSNFGGATTTQTMSYTSTAAAAQRASNITYFSNNTTTGSLSIASLVVGPLNRTTPITLNNITITPGIAYTVRLRLNPTDQYETIAGQDAALINGRYWMRRNLGSTVANPDAPNATASIGFRDHIGNYYQWGRNTTRGNGSNTADQTGAHWGTRETSLTAWNTGTEAAPVKNTTNDPCPAGWRVPTRNEWNLLLANTTQNETDNIEGTWTAGATNYSTAKVFRSLRDRNVVLTFPSGGAFTPTNGTTPATLQSRGSAGAYWTSQSIAPNSAANNASRLITNETAATMGQGTDNKNFAINIRCTRDVQ from the coding sequence ATGACTATTAGATTGCTGAAAACAGTATCAATCGTGTTGGTTCTATTGTCCTTTTTTTCCTGCAAGCGCGATGAAGAGGGATTTGGCCAAGAAATCGTTACGCTAAACGTGAGTTTGGGCGGAGAAGAGTACGACGAGCAGGAAGCGACCTTTGGAGGCCGATCCGCGGCCGATGGTTTACGATCGATTATCAAGTCGAATTTGAACAATGCTCCGGCAGTACAGGTGCAGGAAATACCTTTAGAAGATGGCTTTTACATCAGTGCAGAAGTAACATCCAAAGAAGCCGTGTATCGTCCTACTCCCGCTAAATCTCCTTCCGGTGAAAACAAGGCTACTGTGGTGGTAAACCCCATACAGCGTGCCATTGCCTTTAGGTTGGTAGCTTTCAACAGTTCCGGTGCGTATTTTAGAGATAAGGTGTACAATATTGCCGCTAATGGAACGGTGACGCCTGCCGACGGGGTCGCAATGCAATTGCCGAATGGACAATATACTTTTATAGCGTATTCGTATAACACGAGTACGGCGCCCGCGGAAAACCTTGCTTCGCAAACAGCGTCTAACTTTACGATTACTGGTGCGCCAGTAGCGAACGGCTTTATGATGTTTAATTCAGGATTGATGACCGTATCTTCGCAGACCACGGTGAATTTGAATGTTATTTTGCGGCATCTTACTTCGCCCATGCAGGTATTGATCGATGCAACGGCAACAAATGGCTATCTGATTACGAGTGTGGGGGCAACAACTTTAGGCAGTACAAGAGGAACAGCAACGGTGAATTTGAGTACTGGTGCTGTTAGTAATTTTGGGGGAGCCACGACTACCCAAACAATGTCCTATACGAGTACTGCCGCAGCCGCTCAGCGTGCCTCGAATATAACTTACTTCTCTAATAATACCACTACTGGCTCGCTGTCCATCGCGTCTTTGGTTGTGGGGCCGTTGAATAGAACGACGCCTATCACGCTAAACAATATTACGATTACGCCGGGTATTGCCTATACGGTGCGGTTGCGTTTAAACCCTACAGATCAATATGAGACCATCGCAGGGCAAGACGCAGCGTTAATTAACGGCAGGTATTGGATGCGTAGAAATTTGGGATCAACGGTAGCGAATCCCGATGCTCCTAATGCAACGGCTTCTATCGGATTTAGGGATCATATCGGGAACTACTATCAATGGGGAAGAAATACGACAAGAGGAAACGGTAGTAACACCGCTGACCAAACAGGTGCGCATTGGGGCACGAGAGAAACGAGTCTTACGGCTTGGAATACGGGGACAGAGGCTGCTCCGGTAAAAAATACCACAAATGATCCGTGCCCAGCAGGATGGCGCGTTCCTACAAGAAACGAATGGAACCTGTTGCTTGCCAATACGACACAAAACGAGACGGATAATATAGAAGGTACATGGACTGCTGGTGCAACAAACTATTCGACCGCAAAGGTTTTCCGTAGTCTTCGCGATCGCAATGTTGTGCTGACTTTTCCTTCCGGAGGTGCTTTTACGCCTACTAATGGGACTACGCCTGCTACTTTGCAGAGTAGAGGTAGCGCAGGTGCTTATTGGACCAGTCAATCTATTGCTCCAAACAGTGCCGCAAATAATGCTTCTCGCTTAATTACTAACGAGACTGCTGCTACGATGGGTCAAGGTACTGACAACAAGAATTTTGCTATTAATATACGCTGTACAAGAGATGTACAATAA
- a CDS encoding UDP-glucuronic acid decarboxylase family protein: MNRQEQKRILITGAAGFLGSHLCDRFMQDNFHVIGMDNLITGDLRNIEHLFKLPNFEFYQHDVSKFVHVPGQLDYILHFASPASPIDYLQMPIQTLKVGSLGTHNLLGLAKSKSARILVASTSEVYGDPLISPQSEEYWGNVNPVGPRGVYDEAKRFQEAMTMAYHNFHGLETRIVRIFNTYGPRMRLNDGRALPTFIAQALEGEDLTIFGDGTQTRSFCYVSDQVEGIYRLLLSDYALPMNVGNPDEMTINEMAQEIILATGSAAKLVHKPLPIDDPKQRRPDISKAIKILNWEPRVSRGEGLQKTIDYFKALPEEELKRKDFTYYKQR; this comes from the coding sequence GTGAACAGGCAAGAACAGAAAAGAATACTCATCACCGGTGCCGCCGGCTTTTTAGGATCGCACCTATGCGATCGTTTTATGCAGGATAATTTCCATGTGATCGGTATGGACAACCTCATAACCGGAGATCTGCGTAACATCGAGCACCTGTTTAAACTCCCCAATTTCGAATTTTATCAACATGATGTCTCCAAGTTCGTACACGTACCCGGACAGTTGGATTATATCTTGCATTTCGCTTCACCAGCAAGCCCCATCGACTACCTACAAATGCCGATACAAACGCTCAAGGTAGGCTCTCTGGGCACCCATAATCTGTTGGGCTTGGCCAAGAGCAAGTCGGCCCGCATATTAGTAGCTTCCACCTCGGAGGTCTATGGCGATCCCTTGATATCACCGCAGTCAGAAGAATATTGGGGAAATGTCAATCCCGTTGGACCACGTGGCGTGTATGATGAAGCTAAGCGCTTCCAAGAGGCCATGACCATGGCCTATCATAATTTCCACGGGCTGGAAACCCGTATTGTACGGATCTTCAACACCTATGGTCCGCGCATGCGCCTGAACGATGGACGTGCCCTGCCTACATTTATTGCGCAGGCACTCGAGGGGGAAGATCTCACCATCTTTGGCGATGGCACACAAACACGATCCTTTTGTTATGTTTCCGATCAAGTGGAGGGTATCTATCGTCTTTTGCTCTCCGACTATGCGTTGCCGATGAACGTTGGCAACCCCGATGAAATGACGATCAATGAAATGGCTCAGGAGATTATCTTGGCTACAGGCAGCGCCGCCAAGCTTGTGCATAAACCGCTTCCTATTGATGACCCAAAACAACGACGCCCCGACATCAGCAAAGCGATAAAAATACTGAATTGGGAACCAAGAGTTAGTCGTGGAGAGGGTTTGCAGAAAACCATTGATTATTTTAAAGCACTCCCAGAAGAAGAACTTAAACGGAAAGACTTTACCTACTACAAGCAAAGATAG
- the mfd gene encoding transcription-repair coupling factor, which translates to MGIQEVIEKYTQSEQVTTLVKAIQAKNPKIQLKGLVGSSDAMVAAAAYKLQERPFVFVLPTHEDASYFLSDLESILDKQILFFPASFRKAYEFTQIDASHVLQRAETLSALNHTSELPKMVVTYPEAIAEKVINRDDLDKNTLAITEHSKLSIEFINEFLYEYDFDRVDFVYEPGQFAIRGGIVDIFSFSNDLPYRIEFFGDDIESIRTFDIESQLSVSKMHTVTIVPNVQAKFLSNNHISLLEYVDRDTVFWHKDIQFMMDVLKDGYKKAAEFWKALPEKDIKANTEWVDPRVTFTNERTFSEMLFEFPNIEFGKQFYYKADHTILFDTHPQPSFNKDFNLLIHNFKENEKQRISNLIFSDSTKQIERIFAILEDIDKSTTFIPIHRGLREGFRDDSIKLACYTDHQVFDRYYKYKRKKGYERSQAITLKDLRDLKPGDYITHIDHGVGKYAGLEKVEVNGKTQEMIRLIYADNDLLYVNINSLNRISKYSGKEGTLPKMNKLGTDAWDKLKKTTKKKVKDIARDLIKLYAKRKAQTGNAFSPDSYLQNELEASFIYEDTPDQEKATNDVKRDMESPHPMDRLVCGDVGFGKTEVAIRAAFKAVADSKQVAVLVPTTILALQHFRTFSERLKGFPANIDYINRFKSSKQIKETLKKLEAGEVDIIIGTHRLVSKDVKFKELGLMIIDEEQKFGVSVKEKLKVMRANVDSLTLTATPIPRTLHFSLMGARDLSIISTPPPNRQPVQTELHVFNETLIQESVAFELDRNGQVFFIHNRVADLKQLGLMIQKLVPGARVGIAHGQLEGDDLEDVMLKFINHEFDVLVATTIIEAGLDIPNANTIIINHAHMFGLSDLHQMRGRVGRSNKKAFCYLLSPPLSTLTNEAYKRLSALEEFSELGSGFNVAMRDLDIRGSGNLLGAEQSGFIAEIGFEMYNKILDEAVQELKDDEFGELFADDKNRKYVNFTQIDTDLEVMIPDEYVTNIGERYNLYNEIAKLENDQQLASFQKELEDRFGPIPAPVFELFNTLRLQWLGKQIGFEKISYKKNVLKGYFLNNPKSSYFESDQFGKVLAFVQAHPHISNLKEVKNQLRLALNNVNNIDYALNLLSKMV; encoded by the coding sequence GTGGGTATACAAGAGGTCATAGAAAAATATACGCAAAGCGAACAGGTAACAACATTGGTCAAGGCCATACAGGCCAAAAATCCTAAAATACAACTCAAGGGGCTGGTCGGCTCATCCGACGCTATGGTTGCAGCAGCGGCCTACAAATTGCAAGAGCGCCCCTTTGTTTTCGTTCTTCCCACACATGAAGATGCCTCCTATTTTCTGAGTGATCTGGAAAGCATATTGGATAAACAGATCCTATTTTTCCCAGCCTCCTTTCGCAAGGCCTATGAGTTTACACAGATCGACGCTTCCCATGTGCTGCAGCGTGCAGAAACCTTGAGCGCCCTCAACCATACCTCGGAGCTGCCAAAGATGGTCGTCACCTATCCGGAGGCCATTGCCGAGAAGGTTATTAATAGAGATGATCTCGACAAGAACACCCTAGCCATCACGGAACATAGCAAGCTCAGCATCGAATTCATCAATGAGTTTCTCTATGAGTATGATTTCGATCGGGTAGACTTCGTGTATGAACCGGGACAATTCGCTATTCGCGGCGGCATTGTCGACATCTTTTCTTTTTCCAACGACCTACCCTACCGCATCGAATTTTTCGGTGACGATATCGAAAGCATCCGAACCTTCGACATTGAATCGCAACTATCTGTCAGTAAAATGCATACCGTCACGATCGTGCCCAATGTACAGGCTAAATTCCTGAGCAATAACCATATTTCCTTGTTGGAATATGTCGATCGCGATACTGTCTTTTGGCATAAGGACATACAGTTTATGATGGATGTCCTTAAAGACGGATACAAAAAAGCGGCGGAGTTTTGGAAGGCCCTACCGGAGAAAGATATTAAAGCGAATACGGAGTGGGTGGATCCGCGGGTGACCTTCACCAACGAGCGCACCTTCAGTGAGATGCTGTTTGAATTTCCTAACATCGAGTTTGGCAAGCAGTTTTACTACAAGGCAGATCACACAATCCTTTTCGACACCCATCCGCAGCCTTCCTTCAACAAAGATTTCAACCTGCTCATCCATAATTTCAAAGAAAACGAAAAGCAGCGAATCAGCAACCTGATCTTTTCCGACTCGACCAAACAGATCGAGCGTATCTTCGCCATTTTGGAGGACATTGATAAATCAACGACTTTTATTCCCATACACCGTGGGCTGCGTGAAGGCTTTCGGGATGACAGCATTAAATTAGCCTGCTATACCGATCATCAGGTATTTGACCGCTATTACAAATACAAGCGCAAGAAAGGCTATGAACGCTCACAGGCCATTACCCTGAAAGATCTGCGCGACCTAAAACCGGGCGACTATATCACCCATATAGACCATGGTGTGGGAAAATATGCCGGCTTGGAGAAAGTGGAAGTAAACGGAAAGACGCAAGAGATGATTCGCTTGATCTATGCCGACAATGACCTGCTCTATGTCAATATAAACTCCCTAAACCGCATTTCGAAATATTCGGGCAAGGAAGGCACACTGCCAAAAATGAATAAACTGGGTACGGATGCTTGGGATAAACTAAAAAAGACCACCAAGAAAAAGGTCAAAGATATCGCCCGCGATCTAATCAAACTCTATGCGAAGCGAAAAGCGCAAACAGGTAATGCATTTAGTCCCGACAGCTACCTGCAGAACGAACTGGAAGCCTCCTTCATTTACGAGGACACACCGGATCAGGAAAAAGCAACAAACGATGTAAAGCGAGACATGGAATCGCCTCATCCGATGGATCGACTGGTCTGTGGCGATGTAGGATTTGGAAAAACAGAGGTTGCCATTCGTGCAGCATTCAAGGCCGTTGCCGACAGCAAGCAGGTTGCCGTGCTGGTACCCACAACGATCCTTGCTCTACAGCACTTCCGAACCTTCAGCGAACGTCTGAAAGGATTCCCGGCGAACATTGATTATATCAACCGGTTCAAATCTTCCAAGCAAATCAAGGAGACCTTAAAAAAATTGGAGGCGGGCGAAGTGGATATTATCATCGGTACGCACCGTTTGGTCAGCAAGGATGTAAAGTTCAAGGAGCTTGGGCTGATGATCATCGATGAGGAACAAAAATTTGGCGTATCGGTCAAAGAGAAGCTTAAAGTGATGCGTGCCAATGTAGATTCGTTGACGCTAACAGCGACACCAATCCCACGTACGCTACATTTCTCGCTGATGGGTGCCCGAGATCTGAGCATTATCTCTACCCCTCCGCCAAACCGGCAACCGGTACAAACGGAGTTGCACGTGTTCAACGAAACGCTTATCCAAGAATCTGTCGCTTTCGAGCTGGACCGCAACGGACAGGTATTTTTCATCCATAACCGGGTGGCCGATCTCAAGCAATTGGGTTTGATGATCCAAAAGTTGGTGCCCGGCGCGCGCGTGGGCATAGCACATGGGCAGCTGGAAGGCGACGATCTGGAAGATGTAATGCTCAAGTTTATCAACCATGAGTTTGATGTGCTGGTAGCCACCACCATCATTGAGGCAGGGCTCGACATTCCCAATGCCAATACCATTATCATCAACCATGCCCATATGTTTGGCCTCAGCGACCTACACCAGATGCGCGGACGCGTAGGCCGATCCAACAAAAAAGCATTCTGTTATCTTTTGAGCCCACCACTATCCACCTTGACAAATGAAGCTTACAAACGGCTTTCAGCGTTGGAAGAATTTTCCGAGCTGGGATCCGGCTTTAATGTAGCTATGCGCGATTTGGATATACGCGGATCGGGCAATCTACTCGGTGCCGAGCAATCTGGATTTATTGCCGAAATAGGCTTTGAGATGTACAACAAAATCTTGGATGAGGCCGTGCAGGAGCTAAAGGACGACGAATTCGGAGAGCTGTTTGCCGATGATAAAAATAGAAAGTACGTCAACTTTACGCAGATCGATACAGATCTCGAGGTGATGATTCCCGACGAGTATGTCACCAATATCGGCGAGCGTTACAACCTCTATAACGAAATTGCTAAACTGGAAAATGATCAACAGCTTGCTAGCTTCCAAAAAGAACTGGAAGACCGCTTCGGCCCTATCCCAGCACCCGTTTTTGAACTTTTCAATACGTTACGCCTACAGTGGCTGGGCAAGCAGATCGGCTTCGAAAAGATATCCTACAAGAAAAATGTCCTGAAAGGATACTTCCTTAACAACCCAAAATCCAGCTATTTCGAATCCGATCAATTTGGTAAGGTATTGGCATTTGTGCAGGCACATCCGCACATTTCCAATCTCAAAGAGGTGAAGAACCAACTGCGCCTCGCCTTAAACAATGTGAACAATATTGACTACGCGCTCAACTTATTGAGCAAAATGGTTTAA
- a CDS encoding DUF983 domain-containing protein encodes MENTTTYTISKFQAARQCKCPRCRTGAMFAGSLLSLKGQKMAKYCPHCQLKFEMEPGFFYVSMFVSYALNVAQFISVCVATYVLSGQSESPWVYLIACCLLAILLAGFNFRYSRVIQLYWLTPNLSFNPKYYGRKKAEDIKLEA; translated from the coding sequence ATGGAAAATACAACAACCTATACAATCAGCAAATTTCAGGCAGCACGGCAATGTAAGTGTCCGCGCTGTAGAACAGGAGCCATGTTTGCGGGAAGTTTGTTGAGCTTGAAAGGCCAAAAAATGGCGAAATACTGCCCGCATTGTCAATTGAAGTTTGAGATGGAGCCGGGTTTTTTTTACGTGTCGATGTTTGTCAGCTATGCGCTCAATGTGGCTCAGTTTATTAGCGTGTGTGTAGCCACTTATGTGCTTTCGGGGCAGTCCGAATCTCCTTGGGTATATTTGATTGCTTGTTGTTTGCTGGCTATTTTGTTGGCTGGATTCAATTTTCGGTATTCGAGGGTCATCCAACTTTATTGGTTAACACCGAATCTAAGTTTTAATCCCAAATATTACGGAAGAAAAAAGGCAGAAGATATAAAATTAGAGGCGTAA
- a CDS encoding 3-deoxy-D-manno-octulosonic acid transferase, translating into MRFLYDFGIGFYAFVLRLIAPFHSKAKLWVEGRRNLLEQIEQTIGPGQKPIWFHFASLGEFEQGRSVMESIKNKYPQEKILVTFFSPSGYTIRKHTPLADYVFYLPLDTAHNAQQFIAIVKPKFAVFTKYEYWYHYFRELTRSNIPLFLVSAIFREEQVFFKWYGGFFRGILRQVTFFFAQNMDSVHLLKAIHIKKAGLAGDTRFDRVAELPRQRKPVSVVEQFIAGTDKVLVAGSTWPEDERILEDSLATHADWKMVLAPHEIGDSHLEQLRDIFPTALFYSTFSAATSAQIATARVLIIDNIGMLSSLYAYGKIAYIGGGFGAGIHNTLEAATYGMPVIFGPKHAKFQEAIDLIELGAGFSISNSSTLIELMTAFGNPEKLEVVSRTAAAYVREKAGATQIIMKYFASQGLLSGA; encoded by the coding sequence ATGCGTTTTTTGTACGACTTTGGAATAGGCTTTTACGCTTTTGTTTTGCGGCTAATAGCGCCCTTTCACAGCAAGGCGAAGCTGTGGGTGGAAGGGCGTAGGAACCTCTTGGAACAAATCGAACAGACGATTGGGCCGGGACAAAAGCCCATTTGGTTTCACTTCGCTTCCTTGGGAGAGTTTGAGCAGGGGCGATCCGTCATGGAATCCATTAAAAACAAGTATCCTCAGGAAAAAATTTTGGTAACGTTTTTCTCCCCCTCGGGCTATACCATTCGCAAACATACGCCATTGGCAGACTACGTTTTTTATCTGCCGCTTGATACCGCGCACAATGCCCAGCAGTTTATAGCCATCGTGAAACCGAAATTTGCCGTCTTCACTAAATATGAGTATTGGTACCATTATTTTCGTGAACTTACTCGTTCGAACATACCGCTGTTCTTGGTGTCGGCCATTTTTAGGGAAGAACAGGTTTTCTTCAAATGGTACGGCGGTTTTTTTCGCGGCATCCTACGTCAGGTAACTTTTTTCTTCGCACAGAATATGGATTCCGTACATCTGCTCAAAGCTATTCATATCAAAAAAGCAGGTCTAGCAGGAGATACCCGTTTCGATCGTGTGGCTGAATTGCCGCGGCAACGTAAACCTGTAAGCGTGGTGGAGCAGTTTATCGCCGGAACAGATAAGGTGTTAGTGGCTGGAAGCACCTGGCCGGAAGATGAACGGATATTGGAGGATAGTCTCGCCACACATGCTGATTGGAAAATGGTGCTTGCGCCGCATGAGATTGGGGATAGTCATTTGGAGCAGCTACGAGATATTTTTCCAACTGCGCTTTTCTATTCTACATTTTCGGCAGCTACATCCGCGCAAATTGCTACCGCTCGGGTGCTGATTATTGATAATATAGGGATGTTGTCCTCCTTGTATGCCTACGGAAAGATTGCTTATATCGGCGGTGGTTTTGGTGCGGGTATTCACAATACCTTGGAGGCAGCTACCTACGGTATGCCAGTGATCTTTGGCCCGAAGCATGCCAAGTTTCAGGAAGCCATCGACCTGATTGAACTGGGAGCTGGTTTTTCGATAAGCAACAGCTCAACGTTGATCGAGTTGATGACCGCATTCGGCAATCCTGAAAAGCTAGAAGTAGTGTCCCGAACAGCGGCTGCATATGTGCGCGAGAAGGCAGGAGCTACCCAAATTATCATGAAATACTTCGCGAGCCAAGGACTGCTTTCCGGGGCATAA
- a CDS encoding helix-turn-helix domain-containing protein, which yields MTSKIPVIAQCTVTNSLQLGGLMVEELTVYLARNKDLVFPHRHNFYHFILFTEGSGRHSIDFEQFEIEPWQFYFMSPGQIHTWDFGDDVAGFVVNFDRDFFKTFLLRPEYVHNFSFFSGLVKDEVFVLEESERAAVLHIFARLLNNVDDLDFARVSLLYLFHVLEKQRHLPKAQDKNLYNHTLLRNFIDLIEVNYSALRLPKEYAALLYITPNHLNALSKEFLGFSAGELIRDRVVLEAKRLLVIHDYAVSEIAYELNFNDNSYFTKFFKKATGLTPDEFRRSMDITQK from the coding sequence ATGACCTCAAAAATACCTGTCATAGCGCAATGTACCGTCACAAATAGCCTTCAGCTTGGGGGGCTGATGGTGGAAGAGCTGACAGTTTATTTGGCCCGTAATAAGGATCTTGTATTTCCGCATCGGCATAATTTTTACCATTTTATTCTTTTTACGGAAGGGAGCGGGAGGCATAGCATCGATTTTGAACAGTTTGAAATCGAGCCATGGCAGTTCTATTTTATGTCGCCCGGTCAGATCCATACCTGGGACTTCGGAGACGATGTAGCTGGTTTTGTGGTCAACTTTGATCGCGACTTTTTTAAGACATTCCTCCTGCGTCCGGAATATGTACATAATTTCTCCTTCTTTTCAGGTCTTGTTAAGGACGAGGTATTTGTGTTGGAAGAGTCGGAGCGGGCAGCGGTCTTACATATCTTCGCACGGCTATTAAATAATGTGGATGACCTTGATTTCGCACGTGTTTCGTTATTGTATTTGTTTCACGTGCTGGAGAAACAACGGCATCTACCGAAGGCACAGGATAAAAACCTCTATAATCATACACTACTGCGTAATTTCATCGATTTGATCGAAGTCAACTATAGCGCACTACGCCTACCAAAAGAATATGCAGCATTGCTGTACATAACACCTAACCACCTCAATGCGTTAAGCAAAGAATTTCTGGGTTTTTCTGCTGGAGAATTGATTCGTGATCGCGTTGTGCTCGAGGCTAAGCGCTTACTGGTGATTCATGATTATGCGGTGTCCGAAATTGCCTATGAACTCAATTTTAATGATAACTCCTACTTTACAAAATTCTTTAAAAAGGCCACAGGACTAACGCCCGATGAGTTTCGGCGATCTATGGATATAACACAAAAATAA
- a CDS encoding DUF4973 domain-containing protein — MKSIVKYSYLLLAAMVFSACNDALDDELFDKTVVFTKNGFQDIHIDYVNNGEVITNLPISVSGTSANMQDVNVTVLLDEDTLNTYNFERFRNQTALYYRLLPAASYQLGSSNVTIASGQESTILPIRLDVQQIDKFNDYVLPLRIGQSSAYTIGPSKYSKVLMRILFQNYFSGDYVVSGRVRDLTFNSEISLTSRTLKVVDERTCYFYAGTIDANSTLADKEKFIIKVHTDPETGEASLTALDPAIELEQRQAKIEQSTELDPLNQNIEITTVKLTLTYRYKDISNTVDPPTMEFDGSMTLVKTRDISVWNK, encoded by the coding sequence ATGAAAAGTATAGTAAAATATAGTTACCTGCTGCTCGCTGCAATGGTATTCAGCGCCTGCAATGATGCGCTAGATGATGAGCTGTTTGATAAAACAGTCGTCTTTACCAAAAATGGCTTTCAGGATATTCATATCGATTATGTCAATAATGGAGAGGTCATCACCAACCTCCCCATATCGGTCAGCGGCACCTCTGCCAATATGCAGGATGTTAACGTCACCGTTTTACTCGATGAAGATACGCTGAACACCTACAATTTCGAACGTTTTCGAAATCAAACAGCACTCTATTACCGGCTACTTCCCGCGGCAAGTTACCAACTGGGCAGCAGCAATGTGACGATCGCTAGTGGTCAGGAAAGTACGATACTCCCCATTCGGTTGGACGTTCAACAAATCGATAAATTCAACGATTACGTACTCCCTTTGCGTATTGGCCAAAGCTCGGCCTATACGATTGGCCCATCAAAGTACAGCAAAGTGTTGATGCGGATCTTGTTCCAAAATTACTTCTCGGGTGATTATGTCGTATCAGGACGTGTGCGCGATCTCACGTTCAACTCGGAAATCAGCTTAACGAGTCGTACTCTTAAGGTGGTGGACGAGCGTACCTGTTACTTCTATGCCGGAACGATTGACGCCAACTCCACCCTAGCCGATAAGGAAAAGTTTATCATTAAGGTACATACCGATCCCGAAACTGGCGAAGCGAGCCTTACCGCGCTAGATCCGGCTATTGAATTGGAGCAGCGGCAGGCCAAAATTGAGCAATCGACCGAACTGGATCCCTTAAACCAAAATATCGAGATCACCACGGTGAAGTTAACGCTAACCTATCGATACAAAGATATCAGCAACACTGTTGATCCACCAACGATGGAATTCGATGGTAGTATGACCTTGGTGAAAACGCGCGATATCTCGGTTTGGAATAAGTAA
- the galE gene encoding UDP-glucose 4-epimerase GalE gives MSKILVTGGTGYIGSHTVVELHHAGYTPVIIDDLSNSNLQILDQIEKIIGLKPEFHQFDLCDSTKVEDFVKNNPDVSGIIHFAASKAVGESVAKPLKYYHNNFFSLINVLQAYQGKPINFVFSSSCTVYGEPDVLPVTETAPVKKATSPYGNTKQIAEEILSETALAHDNYNVIALRYFNPVGAHESALIGELPLGVPQNLLPFITQTAIGKREKLTVFGGDYDTVDGSCVRDYIHVVDLAKAHVAAIKLLEKGNPNGSYDVFNVGTGIGYSVFQTIAAFEKASGQKLNYEVGPRRDGDVVQVWGDVNKSSAALGWTATLGIDEMMSSAWAWEKYLQENPLG, from the coding sequence ATGAGCAAAATTTTAGTTACAGGCGGAACCGGATACATCGGATCGCACACGGTGGTGGAACTGCATCATGCAGGCTACACGCCGGTCATCATTGACGATCTTTCCAATTCCAACTTACAGATCTTAGATCAAATCGAAAAAATCATTGGCCTGAAACCTGAGTTTCACCAGTTTGATCTTTGCGACAGCACAAAAGTGGAAGACTTTGTTAAAAACAATCCCGATGTTAGCGGTATCATCCACTTTGCAGCCTCCAAGGCAGTAGGTGAATCTGTCGCAAAACCTTTAAAATATTACCACAACAATTTCTTCTCCCTGATCAATGTGCTACAGGCCTATCAAGGAAAACCCATCAACTTCGTCTTTTCCTCAAGCTGCACCGTATATGGCGAGCCTGATGTGCTTCCCGTAACCGAAACAGCACCGGTAAAAAAAGCGACCTCTCCTTATGGAAACACTAAGCAGATAGCAGAAGAAATTTTGTCCGAAACCGCACTCGCACACGACAACTACAACGTAATTGCCTTACGCTACTTCAATCCTGTTGGAGCGCACGAGTCGGCATTAATTGGCGAACTGCCTTTAGGTGTACCACAGAATCTTCTCCCTTTCATCACACAAACAGCGATCGGAAAAAGAGAAAAGCTCACTGTATTTGGTGGCGATTATGATACGGTTGACGGAAGTTGTGTACGCGACTATATTCATGTGGTGGATCTAGCCAAAGCACACGTAGCAGCAATAAAACTATTGGAAAAAGGAAACCCTAACGGGAGCTACGACGTGTTTAACGTAGGCACCGGCATTGGCTACTCGGTTTTTCAAACCATCGCCGCCTTCGAAAAAGCATCAGGACAGAAATTGAATTACGAAGTTGGTCCGCGCCGCGATGGTGATGTCGTACAGGTATGGGGTGATGTAAACAAATCCAGCGCAGCACTCGGTTGGACAGCGACGCTAGGCATAGACGAGATGATGTCATCCGCTTGGGCTTGGGAAAAATACCTACAAGAAAATCCCTTGGGATAA